A genomic window from Thioalkalivibrio sp. ALJ12 includes:
- a CDS encoding phospholipase D-like domain-containing protein codes for MLGTGWIASITAVAAFALAAASVMHALLQRRETGTVIAWVGLIVLLPVGGSILYWMFGVNRIRRRAHALREGHLLVDPAARDADGPGIPPRWSRLLGCGDRLAPFRASAGNSVRPLTDGDQAYAAMLEAIDRASRSITLATYIFDYDVVGQRFVRHLKAAHDRGVEVRVLIDGIGARYSRRNTLRFLKRAGIPAAAFMPVHHLPRTLAAFNLRNHRKMLLVDGEHGFTGGMNIRRGHSASDPGPHPIQDLHFEVRGPICLQLQRVFAEDWQFSTQEALEGPPWFPEETRLAGAQLCRALPDGPDEDFEVLKFTLLAAIAEAREHVTVVTPYFLPDLELLGALKAAALRGIEVDLLLPERNNLRLVEWAARPLHGELLTRGCRIWLTPPPFNHSKLMLVDGEWALVGSANWDPRSLRLNFECNLECVGRDLGQQLADWAEDLRSRSHALSLEDVHARTLPARLRDGAARLLTPYL; via the coding sequence GTGCTGGGTACCGGCTGGATTGCCAGTATCACTGCCGTCGCCGCCTTTGCACTGGCCGCCGCCAGTGTGATGCACGCATTGCTCCAGCGCCGCGAGACCGGGACCGTGATCGCCTGGGTCGGGCTGATCGTACTGCTGCCGGTGGGGGGCTCGATCCTGTACTGGATGTTCGGGGTCAACCGCATCCGCCGCCGCGCCCACGCCCTGCGCGAGGGCCATCTGCTGGTCGACCCCGCGGCGCGCGACGCCGACGGCCCGGGCATTCCGCCCCGCTGGAGTCGCCTGCTGGGCTGTGGCGACCGGCTCGCGCCGTTTCGCGCCAGCGCCGGCAATTCGGTCCGACCGCTGACCGATGGGGACCAGGCCTATGCGGCGATGCTCGAGGCAATCGACCGCGCGTCCCGCAGCATCACCCTGGCGACCTATATCTTTGACTACGACGTGGTCGGGCAGCGATTCGTGCGCCACCTGAAGGCCGCCCACGACCGCGGCGTCGAGGTGCGCGTCCTGATCGATGGGATCGGCGCCCGCTACAGCCGCCGCAACACCCTGCGCTTCCTCAAGCGGGCCGGCATCCCGGCCGCCGCCTTCATGCCCGTACACCACCTGCCGCGGACGCTTGCGGCGTTCAATCTGCGCAATCACCGCAAGATGCTGCTGGTGGATGGCGAGCACGGCTTTACCGGAGGCATGAATATCCGTCGCGGCCACAGCGCGAGCGACCCGGGCCCACACCCGATTCAGGACCTGCACTTCGAGGTCCGCGGTCCGATCTGCCTGCAGTTGCAGCGGGTGTTCGCGGAAGACTGGCAGTTCAGCACGCAGGAGGCGCTGGAGGGCCCGCCCTGGTTCCCGGAGGAGACGCGCCTGGCAGGTGCCCAGTTGTGCCGCGCCCTGCCGGACGGCCCCGATGAAGACTTCGAGGTGCTCAAGTTCACCCTGCTGGCCGCGATCGCGGAGGCGCGCGAGCACGTTACCGTGGTCACGCCCTACTTCCTGCCTGACCTGGAACTGCTGGGGGCGCTCAAGGCCGCGGCCCTGCGCGGCATCGAGGTCGATCTACTGCTGCCGGAACGCAACAACCTGCGCCTGGTCGAGTGGGCCGCCCGTCCGCTGCACGGCGAACTCCTGACCCGCGGCTGCCGCATCTGGTTGACGCCGCCCCCGTTCAATCACTCCAAGCTGATGCTCGTCGACGGGGAATGGGCCCTGGTGGGATCGGCCAACTGGGACCCGCGCAGCCTGCGCCTCAACTTCGAGTGCAACCTGGAATGCGTGGGCCGCGACCTGGGGCAGCAGCTAGCCGACTGGGCCGAGGATCTGCGCTCGCGCTCCCACGCGCTGAGCCTGGAAGATGTCCACGCGCGCACCCTCCCCGCCCGCCTGCGCGATGGCGCCGCCCGCCTGCTGACTCCATACCTGTAG
- the parC gene encoding DNA topoisomerase IV subunit A — MTDIETPSLFANSGEQLPLKDFTEKAYLDYSMYVILDRALPHIGDGLKPVQRRIIYAMSELGLSATAKYKKSARTVGDVLGKFHPHGDSACYEAMVLMAQPFSYRYPFVDGQGNWGSPDDPKSFAAMRYTESRLSRYAQLLLSELGQGTVDWVPNFDGALDEPKVLPARLPNVLLNGGSGIAVGMATDIPPHNLREVAAACVHLLEHPKATVAELCEHLPAPDFPTEAEIISPPAELSRVYETGQGSIRARARYEREGDDIVVTALPHQVSGAKLLEQIASQIRAKKLPMVEDLRDESDHEHPTRLVITPRSNRVDVEALMAHLFATTDLEKTYRVNMNVIGLDGRPQVRDLAGLLGEWLTFRIETVRRRLQWRLEKVQARLHVLEGLLIAYLNIDEVIAIIREYDQPKPELMSRFGLSDIQAEAILELKLRHLAKLEEMKIRGEQDELAKERDQLEKTLGSERRLRTQVRREIEKDAADYGDERRSPLVQRAAAQALDESALVPTEPLTIVLSEKGWARAAKGHDVDAQGLSYKAGDAFQAAVTGRSNQPVAFIDSTGRTYTIPAHTLPSARGQGEPLSGRVNPPEGARFVGLATGAEEDRWLLGSDHGYGFVAKLGDLLGRQKAGKNVLTVPDGAAVLQPASVRNPHEDHIAVVTTRGYLLLFPATELPELARGKGNKLIGIPSAALKDGSERVLGVAVLGPQDTLVVHAGKRFKALAPTEWAEYVGERARRGRQLPRGYQNADRLEVRSA, encoded by the coding sequence ATGACCGATATCGAGACCCCCAGCCTGTTCGCCAACAGTGGCGAGCAGCTGCCGCTGAAGGACTTCACCGAGAAGGCGTACCTGGACTACTCCATGTACGTGATCCTGGACCGTGCGCTACCGCACATCGGCGATGGGCTCAAGCCCGTGCAGCGCCGCATCATCTACGCGATGAGCGAGCTGGGGCTCTCGGCCACGGCCAAATACAAGAAGTCCGCGCGCACCGTCGGTGACGTCCTCGGCAAGTTCCATCCGCACGGCGACTCGGCCTGCTATGAGGCGATGGTGCTGATGGCGCAGCCCTTCTCCTACCGCTACCCGTTCGTCGACGGGCAGGGCAACTGGGGCTCGCCGGACGATCCCAAGTCCTTCGCCGCGATGCGTTACACCGAATCGCGCCTGTCGCGCTATGCGCAGCTGCTGCTCTCGGAGCTGGGGCAGGGCACGGTGGACTGGGTGCCGAACTTCGACGGCGCGCTGGACGAGCCGAAGGTGCTGCCGGCCCGGCTGCCGAACGTGTTGCTGAACGGTGGCTCCGGGATCGCCGTGGGCATGGCCACCGACATCCCGCCGCACAACCTGCGCGAGGTGGCTGCGGCCTGCGTGCATCTGCTGGAGCACCCGAAGGCGACTGTCGCGGAGCTGTGCGAGCATCTGCCGGCGCCGGACTTTCCCACCGAGGCCGAGATCATCTCCCCGCCCGCCGAGCTGAGCCGGGTCTACGAGACCGGCCAGGGCTCGATCCGTGCGCGGGCGCGCTATGAACGCGAAGGTGACGACATCGTGGTGACCGCGCTGCCGCATCAGGTCTCCGGGGCCAAGCTGCTGGAGCAGATCGCCAGCCAGATCCGCGCGAAGAAGCTGCCGATGGTCGAGGACCTGCGCGACGAGTCCGACCACGAGCACCCGACCCGCCTGGTGATTACCCCGCGCTCGAACCGCGTCGATGTCGAGGCGCTGATGGCGCATCTGTTCGCGACCACGGACCTGGAAAAGACCTACCGCGTGAACATGAATGTGATCGGCCTCGACGGCCGTCCGCAGGTGCGCGACCTGGCCGGGCTGCTGGGCGAATGGCTGACCTTCCGCATCGAGACCGTGCGCCGGCGCCTGCAATGGCGCCTGGAAAAGGTGCAGGCGCGGCTGCATGTGCTGGAAGGCCTGCTGATCGCCTATCTCAATATCGACGAGGTGATCGCGATCATCCGCGAGTACGACCAGCCGAAGCCCGAGCTGATGAGCCGCTTTGGCCTGTCCGACATCCAGGCCGAGGCGATCCTGGAGCTGAAGCTGCGCCACCTGGCCAAGCTCGAGGAGATGAAGATCCGCGGCGAGCAGGACGAACTGGCCAAGGAGCGCGATCAGCTGGAGAAGACCCTTGGGTCCGAGCGTCGCCTGCGCACCCAGGTGCGCCGCGAGATCGAGAAGGACGCCGCGGACTACGGCGACGAGCGCCGCTCGCCGCTGGTCCAGCGCGCTGCCGCGCAGGCACTGGACGAGTCCGCGCTGGTGCCCACCGAGCCGCTGACCATTGTGCTGTCGGAGAAGGGCTGGGCACGCGCGGCCAAGGGTCACGACGTGGATGCCCAGGGGCTCAGCTACAAGGCCGGGGATGCCTTCCAGGCCGCGGTCACCGGGCGCAGCAACCAGCCGGTCGCGTTCATCGACTCCACCGGCCGCACCTATACCATCCCCGCTCACACCCTGCCGTCCGCGCGCGGGCAGGGCGAGCCGCTGTCCGGCCGTGTGAACCCGCCGGAGGGTGCGCGCTTTGTCGGCCTGGCCACCGGGGCGGAGGAAGATCGCTGGCTGCTGGGTTCGGATCACGGCTACGGCTTCGTCGCGAAGCTGGGTGATCTGCTGGGCCGGCAGAAGGCGGGCAAGAACGTGCTCACGGTGCCCGACGGGGCGGCGGTGCTACAGCCGGCCTCGGTGCGCAACCCGCACGAGGATCACATCGCCGTCGTCACCACGCGTGGCTACCTGCTGCTGTTCCCGGCCACCGAGCTGCCGGAACTGGCGCGCGGCAAGGGCAACAAGCTGATTGGCATCCCGTCCGCCGCCCTCAAGGACGGCTCCGAGCGGGTGCTCGGCGTGGCCGTGCTGGGCCCGCAGGACACCTTGGTCGTGCATGCCGGCAAGCGCTTCAAGGCGCTGGCCCCGACGGAGTGGGCGGAGTACGTGGGCGAGCGCGCCCGGCGCGGGCGCCAGCTGCCGCGCGGCTACCAGAACGCCGATCGCCTGGAAGTGCGCAGCGCCTGA
- a CDS encoding bifunctional diguanylate cyclase/phosphodiesterase, with protein sequence MITPADSPRDARILIVDDNRMNVDLLGAILEGAGFRDVASETSGERAVERWREEPFDLVLLDIRMPGIDGHEVMRQLNGDLAEGDWLPVIVLTAQIDPQTREQALAAGALDFITKPFNTTEVVQRIDNLLRVRALHNAAHDRAEDLSRSLADRVRTLQRTEQDLEHLAHHDPATGLPNRHSLLRFIDGTIETGSALDLVMVHVRGHEAVERLEGYAAADLMLREIGQRLRLALEDQTPGRVLCGIWGSSTLLLAVASSESIATSTLQDCLDASMAHLRLGRYEITPSASAGHVRAPDHGRDTEELIRRVSLTLAKGERRGSEWLSFDPVLEQAARRRHQLEYGLTVAREQDQFHLLYQPKIELASGCLVGFEALMRWEHPRLGLISPAEFIPLAENTGRIAELGEWALHEALAAARRWREASGHCPPIAVNVSTQQFAALTRSGRSLVDAVESALKANGLNGSALEIEITETAVMHDVDAAVEELRALRALGVSIAIDDFGTGYSSLAYLRRLPVTAIKIDRSLIDGVSANPSMDTLARAILSVGRGFGLTTVAEGIETEADARHLAKLGCPIGQGYLYHRPLAETDASGLLGRACA encoded by the coding sequence ATGATTACACCCGCTGACAGCCCCCGCGATGCCCGCATTCTGATCGTGGACGACAACCGGATGAACGTGGATCTGCTCGGGGCCATCCTCGAGGGGGCCGGGTTCCGGGATGTCGCCAGCGAAACCAGCGGGGAACGCGCGGTGGAGCGCTGGCGCGAAGAACCCTTCGACCTGGTGCTGCTGGACATCCGCATGCCCGGTATCGACGGCCACGAGGTGATGCGCCAACTGAACGGCGACCTGGCGGAGGGCGACTGGCTGCCGGTCATCGTCCTGACCGCGCAGATCGACCCCCAGACCCGGGAACAGGCCCTCGCCGCCGGGGCGCTGGATTTCATTACCAAGCCGTTCAACACCACCGAGGTGGTGCAGCGGATCGACAATCTCCTGCGGGTCCGGGCGCTGCACAACGCCGCCCACGATCGCGCCGAAGACCTGTCGCGCAGCCTGGCCGACCGTGTGCGCACCCTGCAACGCACCGAACAGGACCTCGAGCACCTGGCCCACCACGACCCGGCTACCGGCCTGCCAAACCGGCATTCACTGCTGCGTTTCATTGACGGGACCATCGAGACCGGCAGCGCCCTGGACCTGGTCATGGTGCACGTCCGTGGTCACGAGGCAGTGGAACGTCTTGAGGGCTATGCCGCGGCCGACCTGATGCTGCGCGAGATCGGCCAGCGGCTGCGCCTGGCCCTGGAAGATCAGACCCCGGGGCGAGTACTGTGCGGCATCTGGGGCAGTTCCACATTGCTGCTCGCCGTGGCCAGCAGCGAGAGCATTGCCACCAGCACCCTGCAGGACTGCCTGGATGCCTCGATGGCGCACCTGCGCCTGGGGCGCTACGAGATCACCCCCAGTGCCTCCGCCGGACACGTCCGGGCCCCCGATCATGGTCGCGACACTGAGGAACTGATCCGCCGGGTCTCGCTGACCCTGGCCAAGGGCGAACGCCGCGGGAGCGAGTGGCTCAGCTTCGACCCCGTACTGGAGCAGGCTGCACGCCGACGCCACCAACTGGAATACGGTCTGACGGTCGCCCGCGAGCAAGACCAGTTCCACCTGCTTTACCAGCCAAAGATCGAGCTCGCCAGCGGCTGCCTGGTCGGGTTCGAGGCCCTGATGCGCTGGGAGCATCCGCGTCTTGGGCTCATCTCGCCGGCGGAGTTCATCCCGCTGGCGGAGAACACCGGGCGTATCGCCGAGCTGGGAGAATGGGCCCTGCACGAGGCACTGGCCGCCGCCCGCCGCTGGCGCGAGGCCAGCGGGCACTGCCCGCCGATCGCGGTCAATGTCTCCACCCAGCAATTCGCCGCCCTGACCCGATCCGGCAGATCGCTGGTGGATGCAGTGGAAAGCGCGCTGAAGGCCAACGGCCTGAACGGCAGCGCACTGGAGATCGAGATTACCGAGACTGCGGTAATGCACGACGTGGACGCGGCAGTAGAGGAACTTCGGGCCCTTAGGGCCCTCGGGGTATCGATCGCGATTGATGACTTCGGTACCGGCTACTCATCGCTGGCGTACCTGCGTCGCCTGCCGGTTACGGCCATCAAGATCGACCGCAGCCTGATAGACGGCGTATCCGCGAACCCGAGCATGGACACTCTGGCCCGCGCCATCCTGTCGGTGGGGCGCGGGTTCGGCCTGACCACCGTCGCCGAGGGCATCGAGACCGAGGCCGACGCACGACACCTGGCGAAGCTCGGATGCCCGATTGGCCAAGGATACCTCTACCACCGCCCGCTCGCCGAGACGGACGCAAGCGGTCTGCTGGGCCGAGCCTGCGCCTGA
- a CDS encoding ATP-binding protein, translating to MPSAPLPENEQARLEAVHRLPLETSDHDLFRPLTRLVARHFDVPMATVTLVDEQCQCFIAPQGPLGAGTERSISFCAHALARPDELLIIEDATADPRFTDNPLVLDEPGIRFYAGIPLTPEPGLAVGNLCIIDTQPRRFRSEEATDLREFGEIATSLLREYLARRDLGHSRSALDAQGQRLAAVLETAAAGIIQIDHTGHIEQFNSAAERLFDYPADQVLGHNVSMLMPSRWAHEHDDYLRHYRETGQARVIGSGREVEGLRRDGSTFPMQLAVSEVRIEEQPHYIGIVTDLTDLRESQRRELAEAERANRAKSEFLSNMSHELRTPLNSILGFSQLMRADRAHPLPERQQRQVEHIERSGHHLLALINDILDLSRIEAGQIALSLEPTDPAMTLAECRGMIEGAASERGIQLDFPPPEPALPAVQADRTRLKQVLLNLFSNAIKYNRDEGIVRVHVTPMPDGRVEFRVRDTGLGIPEDRRAELFRPFSRLGHETGAIQGSGIGLVITRELVRHMGGELEYRSQEGEGTEFFFTLPMTSAAERPATQEHTTRSLDDAPRTDLCRRVLYVEDNPANVSLMQEILALRDGIELQTAGSAEEGLMLARENPPDLVIMDIHLPGMSGTAAARLLRARPETREVPIIALSADATREAVDDGNQNPDFVTYFTKPLDIARFLAALDPLLEPSASRTDADDYTR from the coding sequence ATGCCCTCCGCACCCTTGCCCGAAAACGAGCAGGCACGTCTGGAGGCAGTGCACCGCCTGCCCCTGGAAACCAGCGACCACGACCTGTTTCGGCCGCTGACGCGGCTCGTCGCGCGCCACTTCGACGTCCCCATGGCCACGGTCACGCTGGTCGACGAGCAATGCCAGTGCTTCATCGCGCCACAGGGTCCGCTCGGGGCCGGCACGGAGCGCAGCATCTCCTTTTGTGCACACGCTCTGGCCCGGCCGGATGAACTCCTGATCATCGAGGATGCCACCGCAGACCCGCGTTTTACCGACAACCCGCTGGTCCTCGACGAGCCCGGCATCCGCTTCTACGCCGGGATCCCGCTGACACCCGAGCCCGGGCTTGCAGTCGGCAATCTGTGCATCATCGACACGCAACCACGCCGCTTCCGTTCAGAGGAGGCGACGGATCTGCGCGAATTCGGCGAAATCGCCACCTCGTTGCTGCGCGAGTACCTCGCGCGCCGCGACCTGGGGCACAGCCGCAGCGCACTGGATGCTCAGGGCCAGCGTCTCGCCGCCGTACTCGAAACGGCCGCGGCCGGCATCATCCAGATCGACCACACTGGCCATATCGAGCAGTTCAATTCGGCGGCCGAACGACTGTTCGATTACCCGGCGGATCAAGTCCTCGGGCACAACGTATCCATGCTGATGCCGTCACGCTGGGCCCACGAACACGACGACTACCTGCGTCACTACCGCGAAACGGGGCAAGCGCGGGTGATCGGCAGCGGGCGCGAGGTCGAAGGGCTGCGCCGCGACGGTTCCACCTTTCCGATGCAGCTCGCGGTCAGCGAGGTTCGAATCGAAGAGCAGCCCCACTACATCGGTATCGTCACGGACCTCACCGACCTGCGCGAGAGCCAGCGCCGCGAACTGGCGGAGGCCGAACGGGCCAATCGTGCCAAGTCCGAGTTTCTCTCAAACATGTCCCACGAGCTGCGCACCCCACTGAACTCCATCCTGGGGTTCTCCCAGCTGATGCGGGCCGACCGGGCCCACCCACTGCCCGAGCGCCAGCAGCGCCAGGTCGAGCACATCGAGCGCAGCGGACACCACCTTCTGGCCCTTATCAATGACATCCTGGACCTGTCCCGCATCGAGGCAGGGCAAATCGCGTTGTCACTGGAGCCTACGGATCCCGCCATGACCCTCGCGGAGTGCCGCGGCATGATCGAGGGCGCGGCCAGCGAACGGGGCATCCAGCTGGACTTTCCGCCTCCGGAACCCGCCCTGCCCGCCGTACAGGCCGACCGCACACGGCTCAAGCAGGTACTGCTGAACCTGTTCAGCAATGCGATCAAGTACAACCGCGACGAGGGCATCGTGCGCGTCCACGTGACCCCCATGCCCGACGGACGCGTGGAATTCCGTGTCCGGGACACCGGCCTGGGGATCCCCGAAGACCGCCGCGCCGAACTGTTCCGGCCCTTCAGCCGCCTCGGGCACGAGACCGGCGCCATCCAGGGCTCCGGAATCGGACTGGTCATCACTCGGGAGCTGGTGCGACACATGGGTGGCGAACTCGAATACCGAAGCCAGGAGGGCGAAGGCACGGAATTCTTCTTCACCCTGCCCATGACCAGCGCCGCCGAGCGTCCAGCGACCCAGGAACACACAACCCGGTCGCTCGACGATGCACCGAGAACGGACTTGTGCCGGCGGGTGCTGTATGTCGAGGACAATCCAGCCAATGTCAGCCTGATGCAAGAGATCCTGGCGCTTCGCGACGGGATCGAACTACAGACGGCGGGAAGCGCTGAGGAGGGCCTGATGCTCGCCCGGGAGAACCCCCCGGATCTGGTGATCATGGACATCCACCTGCCCGGGATGAGCGGGACCGCGGCCGCCCGCCTCCTGCGCGCGCGTCCGGAGACCCGGGAGGTCCCGATCATCGCCCTGAGTGCCGATGCCACGCGTGAGGCCGTCGATGACGGGAACCAAAACCCGGATTTTGTGACTTACTTCACGAAGCCCTTGGATATAGCGCGGTTCCTCGCGGCCCTCGACCCACTGCTCGAGCCTTCCGCGAGTCGCACGGACGCCGATGATTACACCCGCTGA
- the htpX gene encoding protease HtpX → MKRIALFLATNFAIIIVLSITLRLLGVERILDEEGVHLDLNALLIFAAVFGFGGSFISLAISKWMAKKTMKVHVIDKPRNATEQWLLETVQRQAREVGIGMPEVGIYDSPDPNAFATGMSKNNALVAVSTGLMQSMGQGEVEAVLGHEVGHVANGDMVTLALIQGVVNTFVIFLARVAGHFVDRVVFKNESGHGPAFWITTIVTEIILAILASIIVMWFSRQREFRADEAGAKLAGREKMIGALESLARASGRQVDMPDQMAAFGIRGGMAQGLKKLFMSHPPIEERIASLRANS, encoded by the coding sequence ATGAAACGTATTGCGCTGTTTCTGGCGACAAACTTCGCCATCATCATCGTGCTCAGTATCACCCTGCGCCTGCTGGGTGTGGAGCGCATTCTCGACGAGGAGGGGGTCCACCTCGACCTCAATGCGCTTCTGATCTTTGCCGCGGTGTTCGGCTTTGGCGGGTCCTTTATCTCGCTGGCCATCTCCAAGTGGATGGCCAAGAAGACCATGAAGGTCCACGTCATCGACAAGCCGCGCAATGCCACCGAGCAGTGGTTGCTGGAGACCGTTCAGCGCCAGGCCCGTGAGGTCGGGATCGGCATGCCGGAGGTGGGCATCTATGACTCGCCGGACCCGAATGCCTTCGCCACTGGCATGAGCAAGAACAATGCGCTGGTTGCGGTCAGCACCGGGCTGATGCAAAGCATGGGTCAGGGCGAGGTCGAGGCGGTGCTGGGCCACGAGGTCGGGCACGTGGCCAACGGCGACATGGTCACGCTGGCGCTGATCCAGGGCGTGGTGAATACCTTCGTGATCTTCCTGGCGCGTGTGGCTGGGCATTTCGTCGACCGCGTGGTTTTCAAGAACGAGTCCGGTCATGGCCCGGCGTTCTGGATTACCACCATCGTGACGGAGATCATCCTGGCGATCCTGGCCTCGATCATCGTCATGTGGTTCTCGCGCCAGCGCGAGTTCCGGGCCGACGAGGCGGGAGCGAAGCTGGCCGGACGCGAAAAAATGATCGGTGCACTGGAGTCGCTGGCGCGCGCCTCCGGGCGCCAGGTGGACATGCCCGATCAGATGGCGGCCTTTGGCATTCGCGGGGGCATGGCCCAGGGGCTGAAGAAGCTGTTCATGAGCCACCCGCCGATCGAGGAGCGCATCGCGTCGCTGCGTGCGAACAGCTGA